In the genome of Arachis stenosperma cultivar V10309 chromosome 2, arast.V10309.gnm1.PFL2, whole genome shotgun sequence, the window TATGTAGAGAACTAATgagaactcaaaaaaaaaaaaaaagagtgatCAATGTTAGTTTCAATGAATCTCCTTGAACTCTTAAGCCAAACCAATCTAAAAAAGTTTGTAATAGTTACTTTTGGTAGGATGTGTCACACCACTTTCATCATTCATATTAAGTGATTCATATTATACTTAAAACTAATTGAGAATAACAATTTGTGTCTAATTCAACTGTGAATTGAATCAAATTTGTGGAATAATGTCATGAAAATAATACCTTGGCACCCAAACTACAACAAAGTTCTGTAGAACAAAGACTTGTTACTTGCACTTTGAATTTGATACACATAAGATGGACAAATAAGAGCTATAAAACCTTTCTTGTGAATTATAATGTTTTAGGATTAAGCATAAGCTGAAATTAATCATCATTTGTTTGCTACAACCTTGGATTTTCGGAAGCCAATGAAATTTCAACCATAATAAATGTGAAAACCATACAGTGATACACACAAGTGAATACATGTTCTTTGGTAGGAGTTGTTCAACTTGACTAACATTCTAATTACAAGTTCCTTACTCAAATCTAATCAGATTTTCATGATTCTTGATGCATTAGAATCCTCTGTTAACCTATTATTACATGGTGTAAATCGATCTCACCTATTACCAAATCATCGACcttaattttgtttaaaaccATAATAACATCATGAGAAACACTAGTCATGACCATTGTGCCTTCAAACCCAAAATTCTCTAACACCACACAACCATTCAACACGCTAAGATATTCATTAGAAAGCTCATAAAATTTTCTACAATGCTCAAAAAACTTCATTTGAATCCGAAAACTACGCCCCAAGTTATGATCAAATAAATCAAGGTGAAAAACACACCTAAACCAACCAATAGCACCTTTAGAACCTCATTCAACTTTCCATCTTAGCTTCCTTCACGACTCATCTTCAACCGTTAATAAATCCCCATCGAACGGTTCAGATTCAAACCCAAACTAGCCACCGATCCATGTGAAGTGAAATCCCACCAATCAAAATCAAGTATTCGGATCCTCTCCTACACACTCATAACTATAAAACCCATCAAATTTCCACCGCTTTTTATCacagggaaaaaaaaaagaatttctCACAGACCGATCCATTTCTTCATAATTTCCCCAAATTTCTCTCCTAACCCTAATCAACTTCTGAATTCCCAAATTTCGACCATGTCGTCGGAAGAGCCCACTGTTGTAGTAGCACCACCAGCTTCGGAGCCAGCACCCGAACCAACCACCAACACCGAGCCTCCTCAAGAAGACAAAACTGAACCCGAACCTGCTGCCGAAGCAACAGAAGAAACCACTAAAGCTAAGAAAACCAAGGAGCCCAAACCTAAGAAGGCTTCCAAGCCTAGGAGCCCACCGAGTCACCCTCCTTACCAAGAGGTTCGGTTCCGACCCTAAAAttctcttcaatcatgcaatttgatctgaaatttagactgaattttgattttgattttgattctgATGTTTTTGTTGTTAATTACAGATGATCAAGGACGCTATTGTTACGTTGAAGGAGAAAAACGGTTCGAGCCAATACGCGATTCAGAAGTTTCTCGAAGAAAAGCATAAGCAGTTTCCAACCAACTTCAGAAAGCTTCTTTTGTTCAATTTGAAGAAGCTCGTAGCTTCTGGAAAGCTCGTTAAGGTTAAAGGTTCCTTCAAGCTCCCGGCAACAAAGGCGCCAGCATCATCAGCGCCTTCGCAGGCAAAGAAGCCTGCTGCTACCAAGACCAAGACCAAGACTAAGACTAAGCCCAAGCCCAAGCCTAAGCCCGCTGTCAAGGTGAAGGCAACAAAAGCCAAGACAACCAAGACTAAATCGGTGAAATCAGTTTCAGCTAAGTCTAAGCCCAAGCCCGCTCCAAAGCCCAAGGCTGTGGCGAAGCCTAAAGCAGCTGCAGCAGCGAAGCCCAAGGCAGCTGCAGCCAAGACCAAAGCAAAGCCCAAGGCAGCTGCTAAGCCACCGGCAAAAGTGGCGAGGATGTCGACTAGGGCTTCGCCAGGGAAGAAGGCTGCACCTGCCGCCAAGCCTGCAGCAAAGAAGGTTGCGGCAGCGAAGAAGAGCGTGAAGCCCAAGAGCGTAAGGTCTCCGGCGAAGAGGGCTTCGGTGAAGAGGGGCGGAAGGAAGTGAAATAGATATATAGATAGATGAGGAGGCCCTAgtgggctttttgttttctctctttGTTGTGTAATCTTTAGTTTtgtatatcttttttaaaaatcttaataGTTGAGGTTTCCTGTTTACAACAACATATCAATAATAATAgtgttaattaataaataatagtaGCATATATATGGGCTTTCGGAATTTCTCATTTtaagattttgaagaaaaatggtTGATGTCGGTGATAGCAATGTCATATAAGTTATAACctttaatttgtttattaaataatttaatttggcATGATATATAAACTAAAATTCGGTTTATGGAAAGGAAGCAAggatctttttttatttttgaagttTAGGGAAAGGGTCTTTTCGTGTTCATGTTAGATTGCTTACCATATAAGCCAGTTTTCATTCATCTATGAACATCATTATGTCAACTAATTGGACAATCATAATTTGTCGCTTGTTATCTTCAAATGTAATTTACTGATTTTGAGAGAAAATTTCGCTTTAAATTGTTCTTTGCTTTCATTTATCTACTGGAATATCAACGTGCctgaagaatttaaaaatagttaTCCAAGTTTAATTAACACGCGCTAATTGTTTTTTCGATgctttttttataatttgaaaatcTAAAGTATCTTGTatcaaaattttgtttttattttatacataaaATATACTATCAAAATAATATCCTAAAACTTATATTACtgacaaaaataatttcaaaaaatgttattaagtaaatttttaaaaaattttaaaatacaattaaatatactatatattaaatatatattctaaataaaaatttaaaaatcagattttaatataatttttttataaacattataaaaaaagtaagtttttttattctaaacttttgataattttatgttaattgaatttttttaaaaaattttattgtgaataatcatattattttaaaaaattaaaaatatatagttcaaatttttttaaaaattgtttatgtgtattttctaaatattatttaaatattatcataaaattcagattaaattaataaattatttgttaaataaaaaagttttttgttatttataaaaaataaaaattataatatttattagttattttgtcatatttttaaattatttaataattattttattgataacaatttttagaaattttgtGTGAGCGTATGAATTTTTTGGATACTAATTGGTAATTAACTCTTATACAtaagttattttaatttaataaattattttattgtttattcaattataaaattgtttttatttaagaTTGTTATTAAGACTTCGTAGTAATAGGTTAATGTAAGTACTTTGTTAGAATTAGAATTGGTActagaaaaaagattttttgcTACATCTCTGTTAGTTTGAGGTGGAATATATACACATACACGTATACATATCAGGCTAACAAACTAACAAAACACTAACCAAACCTAATAAAAAAGATTCTTCTCTAAATAAAGTTAACTAACTAACGGtagtaaataaataacaatCTTAACAAGCAAAGCAAGATATCTGTTAATACTCTCCCTCAAAttagagaaaaaatattaatgattcCTAACTTGCTGATCAAGTTCTTAAACAAAGTAGGCTGCACAACTTTTGTTAAAACATCGACAAGCTGATGTCCTGACTTCACATGCACCAACTTTACGGTACTCTCTTGTACATGTTCCCGAGCAAAGTGACAATCCATCTCAATATGCTTGGTACGCTCATAGAAGGTGGGATTCTCAGCAATGTGGATTGCAACTTTGCTGTCACAGAAAATGTAAGGCGGATCAACTTGTATCTCAAAATCCTGAAGCAGCCTCATAACCCACACAACTTCAGCAGTGACATTGGTAAGTGCTTGATACTCTACTTCATCCGTGGACCTCAAAACAGTGTCTTGTTTCTTCGACTTCCATAAGATTAGAGAATCGCCATGGAAGACGCAATAGCCGGTAGTGGATCGTTTGGTTTCGGCACAGCTTCCCCAATCAGCATCCCCATATGCCTTGATCGATAAAGGGGAAGAAACCGAAAAAAACAAGCCCTACCTAGGTGCAGCCTTCAAATATCTCAAAACGTGATAGATAGCATCTAAATGAGTAGTGCAAGAAGAAGACATGTATTGGCTCAGCTTGTTCACAGCAAAGCAAATATTGGGTCTTGAAATGGTGGGGTAAAACAACCTGCCAAATGTATATCGACTATGATCATCTACTGAAGTGAAAAAATACCGCTCCCCCAAATGTATAGCAACATGGTAAGGACCCAAAGTGTCGCAGTGTATCAATAAGAAGCATTCAGACTCCTGATTATTGTTGGAAACAAAAGGCAACCATTTTTGCTTGGACAAAGAGCATATGTCACACAATGAATTTTTATTAGAAGCTGAAGAATTACAATTCAAAGGCAAATGCTgcaaagcagaaaaaaaaagatagccTAATCTATGGTGCCACAATTTCGCACTTATTGCATTAGAAGAATCAGAAATGACTAACGTATTGTCACAATCGGCATTATTACATGTTGGTTCATTAACATTGACACCCTTAGTCATAGAAACTGGTATGTGTGTATAAACATACAATTCGTGTTTCAATTCACTTTTTCCAATCATCTTGGAGGTCAGGTGATCCTGAATCACAAAACCAACATCAgacaaaagaataaaaaaatgctGCTTTAACAACAAGGAACTCACTGAAATCAGGTTAATTTTGAATGACGGCACATACAAAACTTCATTGAGTGTGAGAGTTTGAGATAAGAAAACAGAACCAGAAGCAAGTACAGATATGCGAGTATGATTGGGGAGAACCACAAAGTTATTTGCAAACTAAATTGAAGGTTTGAAATTGTCCAAAGTACATGTCACATGACAAATAGCACCAGAATCTAAGATCCAAGATTTAACTTCAAGTGCAAAAATTAAAGCAGCAACGAAGAGTGTACCTTCCCCTGTACTTGAAGCTTCAGCAGTGATAATAGGGGGTATTGTGGATGGAACTTGTATAGATAGGAGTGATATTAATTGTTGATACTGTTAAGAAGTGAGCTGAAGAAAAATGTCCTGACTTGTGTCCACATAGTTGACCGAATTGTGACTGGACTTTGCTTCTTGTAATTAGGTGGATAACCATGTAACTTGTAGCATTTATCCTTGGTGTGGCGAGCAAACCGCAGTGAGCACAGAGCTGCTTATCTTTCTTCCCTATCCGAGTCTTGGAGTTATACTGTGTGTTCTTCACAGCGAAAGCCAGCTGCGTCTCATTGCTTATTGGAGGAGCAAGAGTCAGTCCTCGTTGCCGCTCTTCTTGAACGATTAGCGAGAAAACTTCAGATATGCTAGGCAAAGGCTTAGGCTTCAttaacaaaatttggttccgaACTTGATAGTACACATCATTCAATCCCATAAAAAAAACGAGAACATATTCCTCATCAGCATGAGCTAAAAATTCACGAACACCACCACAATTACAGCGTACTGAAGGTCGAAAATGGCATGATTCTTCCCACACATACTTTAGCTTAGTAAAAAAATTGGGAGATAGAGAGAGAATCTTATTTCAGATTGATTAACTCTTTTTGCAGTTCATATATTCAAGGACCATTCTTTTGCTGAAATTGGTGACCTAGATTTGTCCAAATCTCATGAGCAGAACCAGCAAAGATCAAGCTCGATGCAATCTCCTTTGAAACAGAGTTGAGAATCCAGGTGCTGACGATGTCATTTAGACGACACCAGCAGAGCTTGGAAGAGTGAGACACACCTTCCTCAGGTGGCGAAATCGTGCCGTCAACGAATCCAAGTTTGTTTTTGCTATTTAGCGCCATTTCCATCGATCTCTTCCATGAAGGATAATTGTCGCCGGTGAGCACTTGTGTGACCAAAGCAAGGTTTGGTTGATTGGAGGAATGGTGCAGAAAAGGATTGGCTTCATCGATTGTCGTCAttgtagaaaaaaaaattaaaggttGAGGAgaagggagaagagaagaaatagaagaaggtTCGAGAAAAGAcaaaaagagaaagaggaaaagaatGTTTGAGAAAGAGGGAAGAGAATTAGAGAAAAACGCAGAGAAGTATGAGAAATTCTTGTGATTCTCTTCCCTCTTTCTGCTAACCATGTTAGAACTAGAATTGGTactgaaaaaaataattttctgcCGCATCTCTATTAGCTGGGGGTggaatatatatacatacacatATCAGGCTAACAAATTAACAAAACACTAACCAAACCTAACAGAAAAGATTCCTCTCTAAATAAGGCTAACTAACTAACTGCAgtaaataaataacaattttAACAGGTAAAACAAGATATCTGTTAATACTCTCCCTCAAGTTGGAGAAAAAATGTTAATGATTCCCAACTTACTTATCAAGTTCTTAAACAAAGTAGATTGTACAACTTTTGTTAAAACATCGGCAAGCTGATGTCCTGACTTCACATGCACCAACTTCACGATACCTACCGTCTTGTACatacttttttgttttattattttataataaatattaaatattatttggcatgctttttatttaacaataaatAGATGAACAAAAGAGTTGTCCCCTAACTAGGAACAAATATTAGTATTGTTTTAATCACAAAACTAAGAATGAGATAGCGAGCATAACCGTTTAAATTTAAACTGATTTAAATTAAACCATTTATccaatttaatataaattgaaaattgatTAAAATCGCACTAATTTAGATTTAATTGCATTCTATTTTTTGCAAATTACGTGGATCAGATCAAATTTTGGATCTACTTCTTAAAATCGATCCAATCCAATATAAATCACACAAtgtgctataatattattattttattattatatttatcaTATTACTTATATGTGttcaatttattatatatttttgtattattcatgtattattatttaataaatatttaatattcaaaataatatttatttatttattttaactaacctataattttatttttattgttatgttattgttgatttttCAAGATATTATTGAGACTTGTTatgttattattggttatttaaaatttgatgttaaaacttgttatatatatttattttttttaatttacaacaTCATAAATTCAATCTAATATAAACCGATTGAAATTAGACTATATTGGatcgaatttttttaaaaagattatcCAATCTAAACTGCACCATAAGTAAAATTAGTGTTCAAATCAAATGAATTTTTGACTTAAAATCCGAACACCCCTACTAGTAACTAGTGAGTACCTATacatttctttaaaaatttcaatAGAAAGAGAAACCATGTCTTTTGGGTTTATTATTAGAAACAAAATCGTAGCCTTCTATTTGGAATTTCTTTATTTTGCATTGTCGAAAACCCAAGAAACAAGAACATcaaataaaactataaaaagcCAAAATCTCGCAGAAGTTTTTGTGAGTTGAATTGTTTGATTTTCAACAGATTTAACCGTCATTAACTAATTTAAATGCAGATGGTTTTATCAATTTTTCAGTCGAACTAATCGATCCAATCTCGTCTGATACGGATAACATGGTCTCCCATAATCATGCCATGAGAGATTGATTaagagatatttttaaaatttttcaaaatcggTATATACAAAAAATGTACTTTCTCATATCTTAATTTAACtgcaagcaaaaaaagaaatgatacactttcaaaatcaagattttaaCTATGTTGTTGGTGTAGTTTGTACAACATAAATTGAGTTTTGCTCTtctacaaaactccaataaCCTATGAAATCTTAATTAAAGTGTAGAAGGTTGAGAAAACATTATCACTCCTTCATGAAGTTATCTTTGAGTCTCTCAATTTTTTGGATAGAATACTTAAGCTCTTGTTGGATGTTGAGCCTTGAAGGGGATAATACAATGTCTTTCCAAATTGATCCTGCTTCAAAAGCTGGATTAGGATGCTTGTAAAGCTCATATATGGATTCAGCATCTTCATTCAACCTTGCAACTCTCctcaaacaatcaatttcatcTGGATCAACAAGTAGTGTCTTGTCTCTATCTTTCCATCCTATCAACTTTACACAAAACTTATCAAGTCAATAGAGATTCACATTTTGTTGTAATGGCAAAGATGGAGGGAAAAATGGTGGATCCTAATTTCATGTTAGACAACCACCAATACCAATTAAAGAAATTAGATTTATATTCAAATTATTTCAATATGTCTTGGGTAGGGGTGGCAACATGCACCATACTCGCGGCTAACCAACCCGATCCAACCCCGTTGGGTAGGGTTGTCAACCCAATCCGTAGCGAGTAGGGTAGGGTTGTCGTGCGGGTTGAGCCTCAATCTTATCCGACCAACTCGCGccctatatatgtatatattatatatttatataaaaatatgtttcaaGTGGATGTTGAACTAAAATCACTCATTAAATGCAAAAAATCTTTAGTCACTAAGAGAAtatcattaattgataatttaatacgtttttttttttacataaaaataagttctattttaaattatcatcagaTTATATAATAATGTTGCATCTTTTTTATAACCCACGGGTTAAGAATGGTAGGGTTAGGATATTCTCGACCCGCGAATAGAATAAGGTtgagtttatataaaaatctcaaCTCGTGGGTAGAGTTAGAGTTGGATCCAAACCCTGCTCTACCCTACCCATTGTAACCCCTATGTTCAGGTggtagaaaaaaaattatcaaaatcataattttttttctaactcATTTTTGGGTACTTATTTGTTGTGAGAGTCAATTAAGGTTTTACTATagcttaaaaagataagattgttCAAAACACTATGCAAAAGTTATCTTAATACACACATCATGTGATATTCTTAAATTAGTTCACGAGTGATTTTAGATATAAATTTAGTTTCAATATATTATAAATGAGCATTTAAGTACTCGATGTATTATTATTTAAACTTCAAAGTGAAGTCATAGTTGTGTTATTAAAATGTAAaggttaaaattaaaaagaaaaagagaaaaaaaaaaaaaagaaaagagaaagatattTGATTGGTGAATGATTCCTTGGTGTGTCATGGTTTTGCATCAATGTAGGTGCATAAACAAATTGATGGTTGAAGAAAAGGAACATAGATTTGAaggctcttttttttttttttttccaatcaatgactatatatatatagtgccTAAAAGTTACTGTCTAATTActaaaaaatgtttaaaaattaatttttaatttaaaaaatataaaaactaaaaaattttaaatatttaaaatcaaGAATGTAAAGAAGTTTATGTGTACCTTGGGTGGGCCTTCCAAAGCATTGGTACTGTATAACCTGGCATTGTCTACTAGGTTACAATATGTCATAAATGCATCAGCAAACCTTTTGTGAGATTTTAATTGAGATTTCACTCTTACTCCTCTTCTACACATGATAGCTCTCCTGTGTTCCCATTCAAAATTGCTTATTAGCATAATTCATTTACACTGGAATAATCATGCCAAATTTAGtattaaaaactcaaaattaTGACTAATTTTTCTTTGCTAGAAAAAGTTAGATTTAGTTGTCTtctattctaaaataaatatgCTTTTACTGTTTTGCTACATTGAAAAATTGAATTATAAAAGTTAGTATTCAAATTCGTCTTTTAATGATAACTCGGTTTCCAACTTGATTCCAAAAAGATTTTTCTAGTCATATTAGTCTCTGAAAATTATAACCATAAGTCAAATAAATCATTTTGTCAGTTCGATGATAACGTGTCACAAAATGATTGGTTGATGTGCAAAGATACAACCAATCATTTAGTGACACGTGGCATCTAACATGATACGTCGTGGTGTTTCTAACTGACAAGATAACCTATTCAGCTTACGATTGTATGTCATGTATTAATATGACTAAGAAACTTCTTTCGAGAATCAATTTAGAGAATGAATTATCTTTAACGAATTTGAGTATTAAACttgaattataaattaaaaccaTTGATTGAAATGGATGTAATAAGATTGTGAAACAAACCTTATGCCTCTAATGACGGCAAGGTAAGCATCACAAATTACTCCAACCAACTCTATTCTATatggttttctttttttccctcCAACTTGTTCaggttcttcatcatcaataATTTCCCAATAGTTTTCAATTACAGATCCATCACTGTTCAACTTGTAGCCGACACCCATCCGGTAACGCTTCCGATGGACGTTTCTGGCCATGGTTATTGTTTGCACTACAAATGGTACCCAAGAGAGTGTTCCATCCATGATCACATCCCTCCCTTCATTTAGTGCAGTTACTAGGAGTGATGAGGCTGCATCTGTGGATGATTGGTGAACCTGTTTTCATCAATCATTTTATCATGCTAGAACCCAAACCATTGTCAAACTATGGGAAAAAGTGCTAATTTTAGCTACTTTTATGGTTAGAATTTAGGCTTTTTGGCAGACTAAAATGtttataattttgaaaaaaagacaTGTATCTAGTTTTTAAGATTGATCAATTTCAAATCATAATTTTGACTACTTTTGTGTAAGTTAACTATACAGATAATATCGTCTTTTATGGTAGACCATGTgtataaacaaataataatcAAGGTTATGAAGCTAAACTGGTCATTCAACTGGTAGAATTAGGTGtttaaaagtttaaaagttCAACGGAGATTTAATCATTGTtgaattaaatataataaaataatatatttagtatgaaatatatatttttttaaacatgtttttttattttgttattttaaaccATTTAATCGCTAAAAAATCGAGTCAATTCGACCACCTACTTTACTAGTTTTATGACCAATTTTTACCAAGAATGGGACCAATCTGGTAGCCGATTTCTGGTTAATTCAATTGAATTTTCCAGTTTGGTTTGATTCTCAAAACTAACAATTATAATTAAAGAAAAGTCTCTAGAATAAGTATGAAATCAGAGAACAATGTTATAACAATCTTACCAATTCAGCTGTTTGAATCATGTCATGATGCCCCCTTGAACTAAGGGCTCTATAGATAACATCTGATTCTTTGAAGGCATCTGCCTCAATGATAACAGCATTTCCTGCCGCTCCGGCCCAAAAAGGTCTGCACAAATTTCTCTAATTATGACAATTTCCATATGCACATAATAATTTATCTTATATAGAAAACTTATGCTTGTGCTATTTTCTGTGTACATAACTATATCTTCTGTTACTTCTTATCAATCACTTTTaataccaaaaataaaagatatataaaaaCGATATACAAAAATAGTACATATAACATTCTTGTTATGTATATATTCGGTGTCTTACTCTTTAAGAATGTCCTTGAGCACTGTGCTCttgccagctcccatgccaccACCCATGAAGAGAAGCACCGGGCTTCTATCGCTATGAGCCACTGGAGCCATTACTTCTGTGCATCTCGAGTCATCAGTCGTTACAAGTCCCATTGCTTTCATCTCTTCTACTAAAGTGTTAAAAACTCTCGCCACCTTCAAATTCTTTGTTAGCCTCTCAACCCTTTGTTCTCTGTATGTTCAAAATCCTACTATTAATTTAACTTCGAaaggggaggaataaaaataatagtaacACACACGCACACGCGCGCACACACTCACCTAGTTGCGGCCATAACTATGTGCTTGAGCTTCTTTTTTGCCTCATTTTCAGAGCTCAATATCTGCAATATAGGAAGGAAAACACTTAGTGGTATAAATAAACAATTCAAATGCAGAGGATTCCAtcatttctttttatatattctCTTAGAAATAACTAAACTAAACTTCTTCACTAAGACCTGACTTATCAATAGATCACCGTAGCTCCAATGGAATGAAAAGTAACTGAGAATGCATCTCTCAAACTCCTCCACAAGCTTCACGAAGAGCGAATCTGCATCCGGTTCGCCCTCGAAGAAGGCGTACATATCGTCTTCGCATCCGTCGGCCTTCCTTATGTATTCAGAAGCTAATTTACACAGATGAGGACAACTCCTCCTATCTTTGAACCCCATTTGCCTAGCTGCACCAAATCACAAAAATCAATAGTCCAATTCATATTTAAATTGATAGAAAAGTACTACCTCATCTAATTGAATTTTTCATTATCTTTCACTACCATTTATAGAAGGAGATTAAGTGTTAGTAGtacttattaaaaaattttcaggGGAGGCCAAGTTAATTAAtaacaagaaacaaagatcGGAAACAAATTTTACAAGTGATGTAAAAAATTTGGAGGCAGCCATTTCCTTGTATAATACAGTATAAGATCCACCATTGCTAAAGTTAATCACATTTAAAACACGATTATATTATTGAATATGTATCTTCTTGTCAGCTTAAACTTTTAGAATAAGTAATTTTCTAACATAGTAGTAGAATTtctccaaaaaaatttaaaattcgaTCATTGTTGGCATGTTAATCTATTATGTTCTTGACAATTTACATTGTCTATATCATTCTGTCTCTCTTAATTGGAGGGAACTACACTAAATCCTCCAGTGATGGTAGTAAATAAACCaaagggttaagtacgattttggtctcTAAGGTATAGGCCGACAATTTTTTTCGTCCCGAACAtttttttgcatacaaaatcgTCCATAAAGTTTAACTTGGTTTCAAAATTGTCTTTTCCTCAGGGACCAAAATCGTATGGAAGTGATGGGAGGAGCGAACACAAAGATGGATCGTGgacatctttttcttcttcccttcccccttcttcttttcttccctttttgtAGGAGCATAAACActctttttctcttattttttttttactttataattttttttgttatggataatttggtcaaaaattttaatatttaagtaAAAAGACCGATTTTAAAACTTGGTTTTAAATCTTAGGAAcgattttgtatgcaaaaaaagGTTGGGGACGAAAAAAATTTTGGCCTATACTTTAGGAACCAA includes:
- the LOC130961414 gene encoding histone H1 encodes the protein MSSEEPTVVVAPPASEPAPEPTTNTEPPQEDKTEPEPAAEATEETTKAKKTKEPKPKKASKPRSPPSHPPYQEMIKDAIVTLKEKNGSSQYAIQKFLEEKHKQFPTNFRKLLLFNLKKLVASGKLVKVKGSFKLPATKAPASSAPSQAKKPAATKTKTKTKTKPKPKPKPAVKVKATKAKTTKTKSVKSVSAKSKPKPAPKPKAVAKPKAAAAAKPKAAAAKTKAKPKAAAKPPAKVARMSTRASPGKKAAPAAKPAAKKVAAAKKSVKPKSVRSPAKRASVKRGGRK
- the LOC130962598 gene encoding calmodulin calcium-dependent NAD kinase; this encodes MQRDYNGNVKPSVTQIVVASSIGLIFAVAMSYRIKVMRDRKIMPLLRISRAGKHTPRLERFSHYVARQMGFKDRRSCPHLCKLASEYIRKADGCEDDMYAFFEGEPDADSLFVKLVEEFERCILSYFSFHWSYGDLLISQILSSENEAKKKLKHIVMAATREQRVERLTKNLKVARVFNTLVEEMKAMGLVTTDDSRCTEVMAPVAHSDRSPVLLFMGGGMGAGKSTVLKDILKEPFWAGAAGNAVIIEADAFKESDVIYRALSSRGHHDMIQTAELVHQSSTDAASSLLVTALNEGRDVIMDGTLSWVPFVVQTITMARNVHRKRYRMGVGYKLNSDGSVIENYWEIIDDEEPEQVGGKKRKPYRIELVGVICDAYLAVIRGIRRAIMCRRGVRVKSQLKSHKRFADAFMTYCNLVDNARLYSTNALEGPPKLIGWKDRDKTLLVDPDEIDCLRRVARLNEDAESIYELYKHPNPAFEAGSIWKDIVLSPSRLNIQQELKYSIQKIERLKDNFMKE